The DNA window GCATTGCTCCTGGTTCCGGAAATCTCTAAAGTCAAAGTTTAAGTATGGTAATGAATCCGGAATGTATCTCCATTTTCTTGACAGCAAACTGGTTTTCGTAGCTTCAGTGACACTGAGAAATGATAGAATGTGGTACAGGATATCACTGTGCAGATTACTTAGCCAGTCATGTTCAATGATTTTATCATTCTCAGGTTGTgaacattttaaaattttatgagcAAACCCCATTTGTTAAATGCAGCAGCAAAGATGGGATTATGAGATCCAGTAAATAGTGCACTTATCCCTGCAAACAATAGAAGAGCTTCTGTATTCAGCAAAAAGATTTTTGTTTACTACTCacgataaataaaaaaataaaaataccctTAGCAAGAAGGAGTCCGGGAAAAGAAGTCCTGTAAAAATTTCTCAGCCAGAGATAATaccaaaattcagataaaaTACATGTTTTACTTTGTCATATGTGTCAACTAAGTTTTTTGGGAGAAGCGTATGATATTCACACATCTATAACATGATCACATTACGCTATCGCTATACCATTAGTATAATTCCCCAAACAAGCTCAACATAGACAACCAAATTGCCAAATACAGATAAGAAATGCTCAGCAGATACATACCCAAGCCTGATGTGAGCAGCGATAACAGATGCGGGTTCAATTATAAGGGTTCTGGTAGTGATGAATTTATaagcaataaaaaaaactacatttcATTCTAAACACAAATTGTTTGAATCATAGGGATCTTACATTGGATGCAAATGCATAATTATTTGTACAATTAAATGATTCGATAAGATAATTTATCTTAACAACAAGACACTCACCACAAAAGGAAAGACTATTCCGCCTTCTCGAGAAAACCTAAATGGGGAGAGAGGGGACGGGGGAGAAAATTTAGCCAATTGAGTGGTGGCAGTAATGAGGTTTTTCCATTCATTTAATAAGCCCAAAGAAGGAAAATTATGACAACTCAGATACAGCCCCTAACATAAAAGTTACTATAGAAAAGAAAATCGCATACGCcaactaaataaattaaaaaaagcaGGATGACGAAATAAGGAAGAAAAATCTGACATGGATCATGGTATTCCCTACCAAGATTTATAACACACAAGTGGTATCATGCATGTAAACCAATACGCCATATTATTTCGTTAGTAAAGCACTTGCACTATTCCACTTTAATCTAAGCAGCAAATACTAGTCAAGtatcaaaacaaacaaatcatCTGAGACCATAAACCATTCTGATTATTTATATCAATGTCACTAATAATGTGCTCTACtaaatgaagaaagaaaatCCTCTGCGTATATTTCCGATCATAGGGATGTTTATTGTTGCCATAGAATCTCAATGGTTAAAATTGAATATATCAGTGTTTATTCTGGGAAAAAATGACAAATCCAAAAAGACATCTGCCAAgcatttcaaatttattattagGTAATATGTTACCAAAACATGCAATATACAATCTAATTATAATTTTAGCACTTGCATTTGCAGCCGTGAAAATTGAAGATAGAAATGTGTATCATACATATCAAGACATGACTAAGGTATGTAAAAACGTTCACATATTAACAGTTAGTGTCatgatttaaatttaataactaAGAGCTCTCTGTTATAGCCAAGTATGCAACTTAGCTTgttttttgtaatttatgtgTCTTAGTAAGCTCATAATCTATTGGATAAAAATATAGGGAATGGAGAAAGAACTCCATTAGTAGCAGCAAAACTAGAAAATGCCTGatagagagagggaaaaaaagaggaaatgtaTCTAGAGTTTGAGAACGATTAGGAAACTATTGGCATAAAGTTTGGGTCTCTATTAGCATAATTTTGAAATCATTGAATACCTAGTTTATCTCTTGTTATGTAAATATCTATATATAGCACCCTTGTTAGAGAAGGCAAGTGTGCAGAAAAAGTAGGAATCAAGTTAGAGTAAAGCTACGTTATCTCGTTTTGGATCATTATTTGCctgtttttgtttaattctcTACAGCTGATAAGAAAAATGATCCTTTTCTCTACTTTCGTGTCTCTGAACTCCATCAAATATGAAGTAATTTACATTTAATACAACTTAGAGTCCCCTACATGTAACTCACTACTGTATCTACTGCACTAAATACCATCACAATGATACATTTTCAGAGGTCCAGAAAGACCACAACTTCAAGAAGATAGATGCCAATGATTCACAGACACGCTAGAGATGTAGATTCAAGTACTAAGTACTAAGTACTAAGTACTAAGTTTTAGCGCTTCTAAATCAAGATCAGTAGATGAATGAACACCCAATCAGAGCCTGCTTCGAGCCTCATTTCAGTGCTTCTTTTCTCTTGGCATTCCAACTCTACATCCTTGTGCATTTCAACATCGCTATTGTTTTAGGTTGTCAGCAATGATATAGATTACAAAGCTTGTTTCTTTGCCTTTTTTAAAACTTGGCTGTTGCACAAACTTCTAGAAATACCTCagattttctttaaaattcttCATCCGGGAATAAGTGAAGAACTCACCAGTCGAGATATAACACAATCATAGAATTTACGAGTATAAGAAGAACATTATTGCTAATCAAAGTTAAATGCTTCCGGATATGGTAGTACATCTATTAGAATGTACCCTCTAAAGTAACAAAACCGGAAACAGAAATGGAAACTCATTGGTTGTGTCCTCTAAATAGAACTTGGAAAATTATGGCCAATAATATATATTCTGTTTACAAAGAGACGCGAAGCAGTGTCCACATACCTTAGCAACAAGAGTGGACAGAGTCCAAGCCTTCTCATTATAAAGCCTGATCAACTTCCAGGACTAAGTAAGTGGTTTCTTGTATTCACCTTTATGCCCATGAGGTAAACGTAGAAGGCTGATTAAGACATAATCCAAAGAGACTTGTATTCACCTTTATGCCCAAGAAAATTGATGTGAAAAGGCTTGAATTTGGTGTTCTTAATTTGTTGTATAGCGGAAGCCATTTGCATGACCAAATTCAAGCATCCAGAAAACCCGGATTTCACACAGCTTTAACAATCCCGCAAGTTCAAGTATAATCCCCATTTTCAAAGCAGTCAATCTTTTGCATTCAAAGATATTAGCCCAGAGACTGTTCCTTCCACTACACAATTATCAAATTACTGCAACAATTGATCAAAGAAAACGATTAAGACATAAATAATATTGCTACAATTAATCAAAAGAATGATTCCGTGACACGAAAAATGGGGATACCTATGGAACAGAAGCAGTGTAAGATTTATTCCTGGTAGTGCGATAGTCAGGATCGGAAGATTCTGATAACAACGTAGTGGCGGCGAAAAGCACCATAAAAGAGGAGTCCAAATCGAGCCCAACTGCACCATGCTCCATACCATCCTGTTATGACATGTGCAGATGCCATCCATGTAATGCCGACTTAATCTTCAAATAAATGCAATGAAGAAATTCAGAATGCGATGAAGAAATGAGAACCAGATTTTACAATCGGAAAAGTTGAACAAGTCGTTGTTGTCAGTCCGAATTGCAACAAGGGGATGGCTCTTCAttcctacacatcattttaccAGCTCCACCATTAAGCCAATTTTTGTGCTGAGCAGAACTCTAACCACACAGTATATATATCTATCAAGATTTGCTCGTTTATTTAAACCAAGTCCATTTCTAGAGGAGAATGTGAAATTACCATCTAAGAATTGATGATAATCCATAATAATTTGAAAGTAACAAAAATTAGAGAGCCCTCGTCGATGATGGAGCATCGTGAAAAACTCATCATTTGAGACAGTTTTGACAAACTAAGACTTGAAAAAGTGATCAATCAAGATAGATTTTGACATCAATGCCATTGTCAATAAGGGACTGAACAACTGCCCTTATTTTCCCTTCAAACTTATCCCTTTCCGTGGGGGTATAAGAAGCTGTATACACGTCAGCTTCTCTCGCCCTATCGGCCAAAATCTGACCTATTGCCAAAAAGCAGGTATGTCGGATCGTGATCTCAGTGCAGCCTTGATATCTTTCGAGTTTGTACCAGCAACGGTAACCTGCTTGCATGTCACTCTGTGGGTGATTGAAGCAGAGACGAACCGCTTTGAGATGAACACGTCCAGGGTAAACGGTTCCATGTAAGCAACAGTACGCTGTTTGAAGGATACGTGCTTGTTTGGATTTCTCgacttcttttctttttgataAGTGTATGGCCTGCTATTATCGTCATCTAGAAAATCTTCAACACCAAAAAAGCTTCTTGACGCCAAAGACGGCTGCAAGAATAAATTCTTAGGATTAGAATCCATATCTATTGATGTATTCAGTATTCTTCAGTAGTTTAGGATAGCCAGTTGAACAAAATGGAATAGGTCTGCAAAAGAGATGGACAAAAATGATGAATGAAAAGCTACAAACTCACCTGAGCAGAGTGAAAACTGCGCAACTGTGATAATGACCGGATTTCACATCCTCCATCCACACGAGCACATAACTTGCGGAAAGCTAGTCTCAACATGCTAACACAATCTACAAAGAATACCAAAAGAATCAAGGAAAAACAAGATAACAGTATCTTCACACTCCCACCCTACAAGCACACCATTCTTTACCATATGAAATACGATCACCTTTGTGCTAGGCACAGAAATGAAACAAAACCGAGCTAGGAATGTGTATTTGCCGTCTATATAAGCCAGAAACTTACTGAAGTATCATCTATGAATTTGATCAAACAGGCTTCACCATTAATTTGTAAATAGAGGGGGACTCAAACCGAACAAGCAATTACAAGGTCCagaaaaaattatacttttCTAATCCACATTGAAATGTCCTTTGATCTATATAAACAAACTCAATCTTTTATAACTAAGTATCATATCACATGCTAGGATGCAAGTTAACAGTTGGAGTGTGTGTAGTTATTCCTATCAATTTTCATTGATCTATTAGAATCTGAGAGTAATAAAGCCTAAAGTGTAAGTTGTGAGCAATAAATCTAAAGAAACCCAAAATAGAAAGATAAATGGAGAAACTAAAGAGAAAAACCTTACCTTGGAATAGGGCGGTCTGGTCGGCGaagggagaaggagagaggaGATTGGCGGGTCTAGGGCTCCGAATTGAGAGAGTGTGGCTTGGGGATTGAAATTTGGAATTCGAAATTGAGAGAGAAGGTAGGCGCGAAGCAGCGGCAAGACAGCATCTTCTTATCTTCTACCTCCGCGGCAGAATCAAGTTCTAGCGGCATCTTTTTATCCTTCTCCAAAACAGAATCAAGAGCTCGTGTCAGTTGCTGTAGATCAGGTGTGGAAAGAGTGAATCTCGCGCAATCAGATCGGGAGAGCATTTGATCAACCATGTGTGGGACTCAATGATGTCTTCTGCTTGATGTGCTACTTCTCTGATTTGGTTGTCTAAACTGTTTATTTTCGTGAGTGAAGATTTACCAATGAGCTGCTGCAGAGAAGTAGCTTTGTTGAGGAGGGATTGGAGCTGTGGGTTGTTTTCATCAACAATCCATCGTGTTTGTTGAGGATCAATGATTCCTTTAAGAATGGTGATGAAAGGTTGGAGATTGTAAACCATTTTTCTAATTAAAAGTGCACAATAAAAGAtaattgattcacatcaaaTGAAATTCCTGACAACCAGCTCATTGTTGACCTTGAGAAAACAACTATTATTTGATAGGAAGCATACATTTTAGGTAGTTGTACTAAGCCTTAATCTGTCAGGATTTGCGGGTTAGAATTAAAAccataaagtaaaaaatattttgCTCAGACAGTAACTTAGATATCTCTTCAGACATATCAGAGGAAGTAGGTAACCCAATACCACACATTAAAGTCGATCATCACAGCAAATGCACCAGCCGGGAATCGAACCCGGGTCTGTACCGTGGCAGGGTACTATTCTACCACTAGACCACTGGTGCCATTGCTTAAATGGCTTGTATATTCATTATTTCTTTACATAACTAATTTTATCAAGACAATTTACGTATTGTGTCGATGATTTTCTTGTCATCTCGTGTACAGATTTGGCCTTATCATGTCTTCGTAGAATCCAAAGACATATAGCATGTGCCgtgaaaattttataaaataaaccataaataaaattatatgtgGAAACTACATAAATGGTCTTGAACCATTAATAAATTGTCATTCCATTCCTATCTTCGTTCTATTCAtatcttcattccatcccatcGTACCAAGAAGGGCTTAATAGTAATTGACATGTCCTAGTCCGTTGGAACTAAAACATAGTTTTTCAGCATACTTTAGTTGCGCAGATGAATGCTAGGAAACTCATTACATTTGTCTCTGGTATTCTATGTTTGATCTACCAAACTTTGATGTGACTCAGAACAGATAATGCAAAAGAGATTCAGTTTCAATAACTAAAGCTGCAGTTTCCATAGAGCACGATGGTGTACAAAATCAGTGGACTTTGAAGGATTCATCTTTCACTAAACTTGGTTCATATATCTGTCACTAAAGATAGATGCACATAGATTAACAGAGGTCAGACAATGTATGCTTTAAAAGCTCACACCAATGAAGAGCATTAATAAGCATGCTTTAGCATCACTTTCTAGCTAAGAGTCCTTTTCCCCCCCTCCCTCAATACGAAAAACCACCACTCCAATTTGATCAGCAAATCTATTTAGTTGGAAGCACCAAAATTGGGATTTTATCCAACAAAATAGCATTCCTGGCATTGGACATACTGGCTCATACCTTCAGAAAATACGGAAGTTGGATACTAGGTTACCAACTAAGAAGACTATAAGAGGGCAGGTCCTCGAGGCATACAATGTCTTCCTGGAGAAGCTCCATCTCCAGCTGATGCCGAGTAGCTTTCATCACAGTCTAAGAGTATCATGAAAAAGGGATTGTTACATatttaaacacacacacatgcaAGTCTTTGTTTAAATGAAGAAGATTCAGAGTTTATCTGTGCTAGCAAGTGAAAGTAGTTTAATGAAGTCCTCTCCCTATCTGAACCTTATGGGAAGTTGTTTCTGACAAATTAGTAAACAAACTTACATTGAAATCCATGTACGAAGCATGCATGTCGAGCCATTTATGGTCCATTAGCTTGAACGCAATGCAATATAGAAGGTTGAAAGCTGATTCATTATCTGCCAGAATgagatgaaattattaaaaagtGAAACTACATTTGGAGCGTCTAACAAGTTGAAAAGGAGTATATGTATCTAATTAGTCAGCCATTTACTGGCTAGCCAGTGTTTGCATAAGATATGAGCTAAGATGGATATGTTTACCTGTAAGCAACTTCAAGAAGGTTGCTCCCACAAGTGTTCTGGGCTTTACTGCAAATATGACAAACAAATTACAGGACCAGCAAACAGGATAACTCATCTCCAATGTTTAACAATTTCCGTAAAGGGCACAAATTTCAAGAACCTTCTGACTgctttataaaaaattatagcTCAGGCGCTAGGAACTACATCAAACTAGTACTGTAAGCTGACAAGGAATAAAATGAAATACTCAAATTAAGGTTAAGTGTTGTCATTTAATTCCGGAGACTAACATAGGTTCAGACTGGTTGATAATATTTTCAGGTGAATACAGAGAGGGTGCATCTTAATATCAGATGAAAAGAATTATTGGCTGGAAAAATTTGGAGGATTTGGTTCACTTGAGGCAAGTATTTTCAGGAGAAATGATCAAACAGGCACTCTATGGTTCAGTGATTGCCATTTGGCCTCAAATCCAACAACTTACCTGCTTCAAAGTCAAGCATCTGAATAAGCATGAATGTGATATTGACACCAGCTACGGCAAAGGGGTATTCCCACATTGCCCTATCACCCTCTTTCTTCTGAAGAAGATCCTGAAAAGATTTCTGTGAATGATATTTTGTGAGCTTTTACcagaaaaaaattatactatcaTACAAAGTCCGAAGATCATGCACTAAAGTACAAGTGATAAATATGCCTTGCACGCATGCACAGACAGGTAGATTAAGATAGACATGGTCATGGAGATAGAAAACATACAGGAAAGTGCCTCGCAAAGTAtaacaaattttccaatgataTGAAACCACCACCCCTGAAATAATATGCTATAAGCCATTATACTACCAATTTGGTTCAAGCAATCCCAAAAGTCCAGGAGAATGATGGAATACCTAAAATCTGTCGATGGATCTTTCCCCTGCCAATCCATCTCTTTCCACTGTTCTGATATTAAACCGTGTAGTTGCTCTTCGGGAAAGGCAGCATGCCACAATGCCTTTAGAGCTTCCTATGAAAGAAAAAGGCACATATACATGCTTAAGTTACTTAAAGGTTGTTTCTGCTTCAAATAAGGCCTGCAGATGTTACTCGAATAAACAAACTTCTTAGAAGTATGATGAACTACACCTGGTGCTCCGGATTTGAACTATCATAACTAATATTTATCCGGTTCTGTAGTCTGTGTAAACATTCTTCCAGATACATACAGTTACATTACATCAGGATCTACTGAAGCAGGTCCTAATCATGGATTGAACTTGATAATGAAAAGCATTACTATAAAACCACTATGAACATGTAGCCGTGATATAAAATCCACATGTTGCAGGTCCGAATCATGGGTTGAACTTGATAGTGAAAAGCATTATAAAATTACCACTATGAACATGTAGCCTTGATATGAAATCCACTTGTTTTAGGTGTCCCAGCAATCACAATATACGCAGGACCACCCAAGAAAAATAGGCATTCCAGAGTGTAACAACTAACAACCAACACATAAGTATTGCTAGCCACATTCTTTGTAGTACACCAGATTTATTTAGATATACGATAATTCAAAGTGGACTCGATCATGACATCATCGGAGAAATGTAGATATCAAACGAGTTGAAATATATGCTGAATGATTTGCAAACACTGCAGTAATGGGGAGTAAAAGCAACACCCACctaaaaggaaaaacaaaatgaaCTGAATAGTCCAACCAAGCCATATATTACCTGTGCGGGCGTCAACTCAAATGATGGATGATCCTCAAAATCTCTTCTTTGAGCTCAAACACACGAAAGGCCTCCGCCTAGCCACGCAGAAGATCCTGCAACAACCTCAActataataaaagaaaataataggAGAAAATATACACATTTTCTATATTCATGTATTCCATTCTATGTGATATGCTAAGAATCAATTGATACCCAAGAACATGCTAGAATGATAGCTTTCAACCAATTTTTCAAGTATGTCTTTGGTGATCCAATGTTTTATTTCTAGATTTTTAGATAAGTTAAAGTAATTAAGTTTAAATAATTCCGACTCTAGTATAAGATCATCATCAGTGTCCTCCCTCTAATATCACTAAACATAACACTGCCTCACTGCACAAATAGATGATTCTTCCTGGTAATCAATACTCAAGCCCATCCTATTTATAACACGCAGCTCCATATGTAGtaatgcatgtatcatattttACTGTAGAAGGATAGTGAGTGACTGTAAAGttggaaaaaaaacaaaaaagcaaACAAGCTTATTGAAGCAAGCACAACAACCGAAGAGCTTTAGTTCAATATACAAAATCAGCTCAGTCAAGCTACGAAAACAGAACCAGCAGCAAATTTATTGTATGACACACGGAATGAAAAAAGCTTCGTAAAACAAAACAGGAATAAACATGAGAAAGCACGAAGTTCCTGATTGCTGTGCTAATCAGTAAAATTTTAAGTGCATCCATCCGtagaaaaaaaactaacgtaGCTTTTTTGTCAATTAACTATACGGCTATACCAGATTTTCCAAAAACATTAACCTCACGCTTTGCGCATGATTATACTATATAAACAGgcgcgtgtgtgtgtgtgagagagagagagagaggataaaTCAATCAAAAGATCATTGAAAGAAGAGGCGAAAAGAATAAAAGGAATGTACCAGTAGAATGACAGGCAGTTCCTTGATCGAGGCCTTGAGAAATTCGGCGCACCGCCACAAACgatcctccttctcctcctctgTCGTCCATTGATCCGCCGCACCTCAATCGATTCTGAAATCTGggtaaaatatactcctatccGAACTCAAAACCAGCTTCAACTCGACAGTGCTTTCCAGTAAGACTTCAAATCTAACTGACACTGAATGTGGAACAGAGCTAGTCGGACTAGCCGATGCAGTTTCTCGAACAGTTAGCTATCAAGTGAAAGAGAGGTAGCTTCGTTAGGATCAAGATCTACAATAGACCAATCAGAGGacaaaaaagaattttaaacaaaaaaaccTCTGCAGTTAGTGGCATTATGCGCCTGAATATTAAATAGTATGAGTAGTGTTGATATTGTCGCGATTGTATCAGCTTCTTCAGTCCTTCAAATAAACTCGCGCGaagatctctctctctctagtagATTCTTGGCTGGTGTAGTTCTGTTAAGTTTGGTGGCCTGTACCTCTGTTTGTTTGAGAGATATCGAGAGATCATTAGGGctttagcaatggggcgccctaaggcgcgccgcgtcagcagttttatcctcctacctccccttCTACAGTGGGGCGCCATAAAGCGCGCCCTatagcgcgccacgtcatcatttttaaaatatttataaaatccatacgaatttttaaaaaaataatacattaaaatacgaatttcataaacttcatttcaattaataaaaattaatacattacaatgcgaattaaaaaaaacgcaaactcagcgacggcggttacgagccaacacttcttcaatcatgtcactCATGAGCTGTTCATGCTCCTGTTGGTATGCACAACtaaatgagaaacgagatttaaataaaaaatcaaaaccacgtgtcatcgtccgcgtcgatcgtTCGCGAcctccacagtggggcggacgatggcgcgacgatgaccatcgtccgcggccatcgtccgtgacagccgcaatggggcggacgatggcgcggacgatgaccatcgtccgcgctatcctccgcgaccgaagtatagggcgcgactatcgtccgcgccctatggcacgcacccgcaatgggtgaggatgatgcgcgccatcgggcgtgccatcgtccgcccattgcggatgctcttatatgaATTTAATGATCTGTCACTGTGGCTTcggtatatttaaaaattaattattactaatgctactactaatattttattttttggaaccaaatagtagtataaaataattggTGATGAATATTTAAAATTGGTTGATCCGATTCATatccttaggccatccacaataggaatagtccagcaatagcccagccatagcctagccactgccacatcatcagcactaaaaatcctcctgccacatcatcaaaacaagcaaatagcccagcaatagcccaaccatagcctagccacataatatccacatcactattaacaaatatatacaaaatgaaataattaacaatcacacaatatacgaaatttaatttatgagaCATATAcaagaaacattaataatactattaaaattttaaaaagtacaataatttaaaaaagtacaataattaaaaaaaattacaataatttttaaaaaagtacaataattcactcatcgtcgccgtcgtcgtctcctccgtcgctgtcgccaccatcgcctccgcctccgtcgccgcagcctctactcccggcggcttccctccgtgccgcctccaaatcctcctgcatgctcaggagcaatgtttgaagcaaactcttctccacggggtccaccgccgcccgccattcgggcgtcgatgtgtgcgacgaaccagtcgaaaaatcaaaactggggcgatagacgtcccccggcaTCCCCTGTGTCGCGGGAGTCCCCTGCGTCGTCGgtaccccccgggcatcatctgcaccccgggtgcccaccccggcatctagacactgggtgcccaccccgacatctccggaaacgcccccggcggactccccccccgctggcatcccgggcatcatctgctgccacgggtacatgttgtagtatgggggcatctgactccatccacctcccacggggatcgggggagtttgagatccgctactccctgaagtaggctcgttgttgagattcatttaccgttgttgatcttgtacagaaatttagatagagagagtactcgttaatacaagtggtgcgaatgaaaatgacaggcaagtcgcttatatatagtgtttcggaaacaaaaaaaattttaaaaattcgcgctaggcagtgcgctaggcgatccggaccctgcaatagcgcctagcgccgcggaaccgctGAGCGCTAGGTGGTTTTTTTTtcgcgaaatccgctaggcggctgcaatagatcgcctagcgcaccgcctagcgccggcgctcagctaggcggtgcgctaggtgctattgtggatgctcttagagacCACCATATATCATCATAATTAAAGTGAAAACTATGCACTGTGCAGCACAAATAAAATTGAACTCAGACCGAACTCTCGCTAAAATTagattttggtattttattttgcCTACACAAAACACCATAAAAATATACATTGCGATGTGAGTAAAATTTGAACACACAAACGTAATGTTTGAATACCTTAACTTTGCGTgattcaataatttaattttcccTAATGCATATTTATGATACAGTGCAAGtcaaaaaaaataatgataGTCATTTCTGTTTCATGGTTAGCATAACTAAATATAGTTGTACATCGCAATTAAATAGGAATACCTGGTCTCACATGGAGTATAACATAGttggaaaaaggagaaaaaatataTTGTCATTGTTATTATCATGCTAATGCTAATGAGATTAACTTGATTTTAGTCATTTTACTTTATAGATAGAGATAGAGTCTTGTAATTCACATATGATATCATTATGTAGATGACTAGTTGAGCATATATGCTTAATTATGATATCATTACGCTATGTAGTTGAGCAATATATCCTAATATATTATTCTCAGAAAGATTTCatatattttccatattttaatttgtaatggattaatttaatttataggaTAATACTTGAAAGTGTAGTTAAAATAGTCAATCCGTCGCATGATGTGTTTGTTACACCTAAATTATACAAGTAACACACACATGCACTCGCAAAAATGTTGTACTTGTGTGGAATGTATTATCCTCCAAGTCTACTCAAATTTGATAGTACACCATGTCATGGTTTgatttctctatatatatgcgaTTCGAGCAATAAGTAAGTACATCATTACATATGTTGTGTGCCCCTTTATCTTCTACTACATATCTAGGGTGATTTGTCTAATGCTTGGATGGATTGATTACATACACAGACCTgatcaaatcaaatttattaCGTATAGTTTGATTGATCAAATAATGAATAGCATCTCATAGATTGATTGTTGGACCCCAAAATATGaccaaatttaattattagtgGTTAGTAAAACACCATCTGTTTTCCAATTAGACTGGGCCAAACTCTGTGCGCGCTGCTCGTGTTTGTACCTTTAACCATTAACTATTTAAGATAAATTTGCAATATAAATCACGAAAGTGAACTTTGAATTCTAGTGTATTCCATATTTTTCATAAGTCTGAAAAATAAACTATGAACTTTGAGTGTTTCACAATTATCCCATCATTCCCTTTTACGACCAATTATGTGATAATGTGACAGCCACTAATTTGTAAGACAGTGGATAAAATTTCATTTCgacttaattaaataattgatcaatgtttgttttgttttatgtgtttTAAAGTGCAAATACACTTTGGTATTAAA is part of the Salvia splendens isolate huo1 chromosome 6, SspV2, whole genome shotgun sequence genome and encodes:
- the LOC121809509 gene encoding uncharacterized protein LOC121809509, yielding MLRLAFRKLCARVDGGCEIRSLSQLRSFHSAQPSLASRSFFGVEDFLDDDNSRPYTYQKEKKSRNPNKHVSFKQRTVAYMEPFTLDVFISKRFVSASITHRVTCKQVTVAGTNSKDIKAALRSRSDIPAFWQ
- the LOC121808670 gene encoding ELMO domain-containing protein C-like, translating into MYLEECLHRLQNRINISYDSSNPEHQEALKALWHAAFPEEQLHGLISEQWKEMDWQGKDPSTDFRGGGFISLENLLYFARHFPKSFQDLLQKKEGDRAMWEYPFAVAGVNITFMLIQMLDFEAVKPRTLVGATFLKLLTDNESAFNLLYCIAFKLMDHKWLDMHASYMDFNTVMKATRHQLEMELLQEDIVCLEDLPSYSLLSW